The sequence GCACATGGAAAAGGTCAGGGAGCACGATATGACCTTAATCGATATGGTCGTCGTGAACCTCTACCAGTTCGAGAAGACGGTAGCCAATCCCGATGTCAAGATCGCCGACGCCATTGAAAATATCGACATCGGCGGGCCCACGATGATCAGGGCCGCCGCCAAGAACTATAAATACGTAACGGTCATCGAAGACCCCGCCGACTACGACGGGATTATAGCCGAGATGGAGAAGAACGACGGCGCCGTCTCCGAGGCGACCAACTTCGATCTTGCCAAGAAGGTCTTTGTCAGGACGGCGGCCTACGACGGGGCCATCTCCAACTATCTCACCTCCCTTAACGAAAACAACGAGAGGGTGCGCTTCCCGGAGAGCCTGACGCTTCAGTTTAGGAAGGTTCAGCCCCTGAGATACGGCGAGAATCCTCATCAGCAGGCGACCTTTTACAGGGACAATGAGACCTATCCCGCCACCATCCCGTCGGCCGAGGTCCTCCAGGGAAAGGAGCTTTCCTACAACAACATAATGGATACAGACGCCGCGATGGACGTGGTCCGGGAGTTCGACGACACTGCCGCCGTCATCATAAAACACGCCAATCCCTGCGGCGTGGCGGTGGGGGGCCAAAAGCTCGTCGAGACCTACAGGAAGGCGAGGGAGACTGACCCGATCTCGGCCTTCGGCGGGATCGTTGCGTTCAACAGGGAGGTCGATCAGGAGACGGCCGAAGTACTGGTCGAGACCTTCCTCGAGGTCATCGTGGCCCCCGGCTTCTCGAAGGAGGCGAGGGACATCCTGGCCTCTAAACAGAACATGAGGCTGATCGTAGCTCCGGCGGGAAAGGTCGGCGACGAAGCAAGCTTTAACTTGAGGCGCGTCCACGGCGGCATCCTGGTGCAGGACTGGGACACCATAGACATGGGAGTAAGGGGCGCCAAGGTGGCGACGAAACGCGCCCCCACCGAAGACGAGTGGGCCGCCCTGGAACTCGCCTGGCGGGTTACAAAGCACGTCAAGTCCAACGCCATCGTATTTGCGAGAATCGATAACAAGGTGGGACAGCTCGTGGGGGTGGGCGCGGGACAGATGAGCCGTGTCGATTCGGTCAAGATCGCCAGGATGAAGGCCCAGCTCCCCACGGAGGGGTGCGTGATGGGCTCCGACGCCTTCTTCCCGCAGCCGGACGGCATCGAGGCGGCGGCCGAGGCCGGAATCACCGCCGTCGTTCAGCCCGGGGGAAGCATCAAGGACGACGAGGCCGTAAAGGCGGCGGACAAAAACAACATCGCCATGGTATTTACGGGGAAACGCCATTTCAGACACTAACGATAAATAAGGTACAGGACGATGAAAGTTTTAATAGTGGGAGGCGGAGGAAGGGAACACGCCCTTGCGTGGAAGCTCGCCCAGGAAAATGCGATCACCAAGATATTTACGGCCCCAGGAAACGGAGGGACGTCAAAGCTCGGCGAGAACGTTCCCTTATCTACGGATGACATCGAGGGACTTTCGGAATTTGCGTACGATCAGTGGATCGACCTCACGATAGTGGGACCGGAGGCGCCACTGACCAAGGGGATAGTCGATCTCTTCAATGAAAAGGGGCTCAAGATATTCGGACCCGATAAGGCGGCTGCCCAAATCGAGGGATCAAAATCGTTTTCCAAAAATCTGATGAAGAAATACAACATTCCCACGGCGGACTTCAAGGAGTTCACAGATCCGGATGAGGCGAAGGAGTTCATCAACAGGATAGGCGCCCCCGTCGTGGTAAAAGCCGACGGCCTGGCGGCCGGAAAGGGCGTGATCATCTCGAGGGTTATAAAGGAGGCGAACGACGCTATAGACCGAATCATGATAAAGAAGGAATTCGGCGACGCCGGAGACAGGGTTGTCATAGAGGAGTTCCTCACCGGCGAGGAGGCGTCGTTTCTGGCCTTCACGGACGGCGAGACGGTAATCCCGATGGCATCCTCCCAGGATCACAAGCCGATCTACAACAACGACGAGGGCCCCAACACCGGGGGGATGGGAGCCTACTCCCCTGCGCCGGTGGTGACCGACGAGATCTTCGACAAGATAATGAACGAGGTGATGATCCCCACCGTCAACGGTATGAAGGCGGAGGGAGCGCCTTATACTGGCGTCCTCTACGCCGGGCTTATGATAAAGGAAGGTGAGCCGAAGGTGCTGGAGTTCAACGCCCGCTTCGGCGACCCCGAGGCCCAGCCCCTCCTCCAAAGGCTGAAGAGCGACCTCTCCCCAGTACTCCTCGCCACGATAAACGGGAACCTGAAGGGGATGACCCTCGAGTGGGACGACCGGCCCTCTGTCTGTGTCGTGATGGCCTCCGGCGGCTACCCTGAAAAATACAAGATCGGAAAGGAGATATTCGGCATCGACATGGCAAACGAGATGAAGGACGTCGTGGTCTTCCACGCGGGAACCTCCTACATCGGAAAACATCTCAACACGAGCGGCGGGAGGGTCCTGGGGGTCACGGCGATGGGGGCGGACCTCAAAGACGCCATCGACCGCGTCTACGAGGCGGTCCACAAGATCGACTTCTACGAGGCCCACTACAGAACGGATATTGGGGCGAAGGGATTGAAATATGTCTAATAGTGTCTTGATCGTCATGGGGAGCAAATCCGACAGGGATGTCATGGAGGAGGCCGTTAAGATCCTTGACTCCCTCGGAATTCCTAACAAGATGCGGATAGCCTCCGCCCACAGGACGCCGGAGGTCGTCGGCGAGATAGCCAAAGGGGCAAGGAAAGATGGCGTCGCCGTCATCATCGCCGGGGCCGGCTACGCCGCCCATCTGGCGGGAGTGGTCGCCTCGATGACCACCATTCCCGTGATCGGGGTCCCCATCGCCTCGTCGAGCCTTGCGGGGATCGACGCCCTCCTCTCCACGGTGCAGATGCCCCCGGGCGTCCCCGTGGCCACGGTGGGGATCGGCGCCGCCGGGGCGAAAAACGCCGCGCTCCTCGCCGCGGAGATACTGGCCGTGTCGGACGATAAAATCGCAAAGAAGCTGGAAGAATACCGCAACGAGATGAGGGAGAAGGTGATAAAGGCGGATAAGGAGCTCGGCTGATTTCACTATGTTGTTGGGGGCCGGTGGTTGGTGGTCGGGTTACTATGTAAATACTTAACAGCCAATAGAAGCTTTAAATGTCATTCCCTTAGAAAGCGGGAATCCAGAATAATGTGTCATTCCCTTGGGAAGCGGGAACCCAGCCTGTCCCCACGTATGTGGGGGCAAAATATCTTTCTGGATTCCCAATCGCGTTGGGAATGACAGAATAATAAATCCCAATCAAGTTGGGAATGACGGTATTAGTTCCCGGTCGAGCCGGGATTGGCTTATAATCAAAAGAGATAAGAAACATATGCGCCCTGTCGATTGAAAAATATATTTACAATTGAATCGTCCGAGCATATAATTTCCAAGATTTCCCATTTATTACTTTATTTTGCGGAGGAACTCATGAAGCCAATGAAGTCCTGCTGTCTACCGATACCATTGTTAATGTCGGCAATAATCCTGCTCCTTATCTTCGGATGCGCAACACCCCCACCTCCCGCCCCGAAAACATACCGTACGACAATGACGGTCTCGGAATGGCCCCACTGGACGGAGATCCCGACGAATAAGAGCGAATTTGAGAGCATATGGAAGACGGTCCTTGACGTCCTGACGGAAAAAGCGGCGATCAACACGATGGACAAGGAGGCGGGCTATATAGTCACCGAGTGGAAGAATGCTGGTCGTGGTGATGAGTGGCGATACACGGTAAAAATATACAACGAAAGAAAGGTAGTCAAATATGGGTATGAGATCAGATGGATTGCCACACAGAAATATTTCAGTCTTCCTGATGAATTCTACAACGATATCCAGTCCCCCTGGGGAATGATCTATTATCCTTTAAAAGAAAGGCTGCAGTCGATAAAGTAGATTTCCAAACCGCGGCCGGTGGCGCTGACAAGAAGAGTGCTATTAAGCAATAAATAAAAAAACATCGTCATTGCGAGAGTGGCGGACAAAGGCCTCTTCAGAGACAAGGGGCTTAAGCCCCTTGTCTTCTTGTCATAGGCGGATGAAGCAATCGGGTTATAATGAAAAACATAAGATTAATAGTAACACTTCTTATAAGCGCCCTCCTCCTGGCGCCCCTCCCGGCGGTCGCCCAGAGCGCGGAAGACTGGGTCGAGAAGGGTCTCGAGTACGGGAAAGGGGGCCAGATAGAAAAGGCGATCGACGCCTTCAACAAGGCGATAGAGATCGATCCGAACTACGCCTGGGCCTACAACGCCAGGGGGTTTGCGTTAAGCGATCTAAAGAGACACGAGGAGGCTGTGGCCGACTACACAAGGGCGATAACCATCTCGCCGAACTTCGCCAACGCCTACTACAACAGGGGAAACGCATACAGCGACCTGAAAAGATTCGACGAGGCGATCGCGGACTACACAGTAGCTGTAAAAATCGCCCCGAGATACGCCAAGGCCTACTACGCGAGGGGAAGCGCATACGGCTCCCTGGGGAGATACAAGGAGGCGGCGGATGACTTCACCGGGGCTTTAAACATCTACCCGGATCTCATTCCGGCCTACTACGCCAGGGGAATGGCCTTCAAGGCGATGGGAAATATCGAGAGGGCCAGGACCGACTTCAAGAAAGCCTGCGCCGGCGGGATCGATAATGCCTGCGAGGAGCTGAAGAAGTAGCTGAGTCCTAATCGGCCGTCATTGCGAGGAATACCTAATATAAAAGGCCTGTCTTTTGAAAGGCGAAGCGACGAAGCAATCTCGTTGCATTGCAGGCACTTAATATATAGTGGAAGCATTAAATGTCATTCCCGCGAAAGCGGGAATCCAGTGAATATCTTTCTGGATTCCCAATCAAGTTGGGAATGACAGTATAGACACCCGGCGTTGGGTGGCACAGGCAATCCGGCTTGCCAGCAGGGGTTGGGGTGATTTCTTACACCTCGAAAAACGGGAACCCAGCCTGTCCCCACGTATGTGGGGGCAAAATATCTTTCTGGATTCCCATCCGGGTTGGAAATGACAGTATAATAACTCCCAATCGAGTTGGGAATGACAGTATAGACTATGACCCAAAAAAAAGGCAAAAACATAGAAAAGACCGACCGGAATTGCCAATCAAATGGAACCGTTAATACCGGAAGAAATTTGAGAAGCATCCTCCTTATTTCGGCCATAGTCCTGACGGCATCCCTTCTTGGCATAGTCGTCTCCCGCGCCCAAAAGGCGGTGGACGAGGGGCCGGAGGTCATAACATTAAAGGACTACGCCGTGACCGAGGAGGCTGTGACCTTCACCCACAAGAACCACGGCAAGACCGGCGAGGTTGGCGCCGACTGCCTGACCTGCCACCACACGTCGAACAGGCTCGTCACCCCCGGCAAGTGCTCCGAGTGCCACAAGGTCAAGGAAGAGGAGGATGTGCTGAACCACCATCAGGCCTTCCACATGCTCTGCATCGGATGCCACAAGAAGGAGATCGTCGCCGGAAACGAAAAGCTAAATCTCACCTGCGATTCATGCCATGTCCCAAAATAACGGTAAAAACGAAAAAACGATAAAAAGGCCCTCCGAAAAATCCGTAGTCGTGGAGGTGATCGAATATCTCTCTTCCATAAGGTTTACGGTCGTAATCCTGACGACCATAGCGATAGTGGCGGGGATCGGCACGCTTGTGGGGCAGAACCTCCCGGAGACGGCCTACATCGATCTGTACGGCGATCGCTTATACTCGATCCTGAAGCTCTTTTCCATCACCGATATCTACCACAGCGTCTACTTCAACGCCCTTCTGGCCCTCTTCATCACGAACCTCACGCTCTGCACGCTCAAGTTCGCTCCGGCGAGGATCAGGGACGCCCTGTCAAGGGATATAAGGAGGAGGAGTTACTCCCACTCCGAGAAAATCGAGTCCGGGGTCCCGAGCGAAGAATGCGTCCTGAGGGTAAAAAAGGCGCTGGGCCGCCACGCCCTCCGGCCCTTTCACCGCGTGGTCAAAAAAAGAGCCGGTAAAAAAATTGAGCTCTTCTCGGAGCCGCACCCGATCCTTTCTCTGGGCGCGCTCGTAGTCCACATAAGCATAATCGTTATTATATTAGGCGGGCTCGTCTCTTCCCTCTTCGGCTTTTCCGGCGAGATGATCATTTCCGAGGGAAGCTCGTCCAACGAGCTTTTCGTGAGGTCGGGACATATCTACAAGCTCGACTTTGACGTCGCCCTTGAGAAGTTCACGATAGAAAGCTACAGTGACGGAACGCCGAAGGAATACCGAAGCGATATAAGATTCAAGAGGGGTGGAAGCGAAGTCGACGCCGCACTGACCGTAAACCACCCCGCCAAATTCGACGGCATCAGGTTCTACCAGTCGGACTTCGGAAACTCTCTTGAAGAGGCCGTGATCTCCATCTACGACAAGGACGGGAAGCGACTCTTCGAGGGGAAGGCCCCGTACATGGTGCCCGTTCCTATCGAAGATCTCGGAATCGCCGTTATCCTTGCGGAGTTTTTCGACAACTACGAAAACCGAGGCCCCGCGGCCCACATCATCGTCGTCAAGGGGGAAAAAATGACCGCACTCTGGGCGAACACCGACCCCCCGGAGCTTGCCGGCCCAGCGGGCAGGGGAAAGGACGGCCTCCTCTTCGTCCTTAAGAGCTACAAGCTTATCCCCTATTCCGGCATATCGGCGAGCTACGAGCCCGGACTTCCCCTTGTATGGACGGGCTTTATCCTCCTATCGATCGGCTTTACCTTTCCCCTCCTCTCCATGTCGGGGAGATTCAAGGTCGTAATAGACGAGAGAACAGGTAAAGGCGAAAAAGCCCTGTCCATTGAGGTCTGCGGCTCGCCTGGGAGGATAAAGGGGGACTTCCCGGGGAGGTTTGACAAGTTGGTAAAAACGATCGAGGAAAATCTATGCTGAGCTCCCATATTCTAAGCGTCGTGACCTTCGTCTACGGCCTCGCATTTCTTCTTTTTATCCTACATCTCCTGTTCAAGAGGAATTTCCTCAACACTGCCGGGGACATCGCCGTTTCGGTCGGGTGCAGCGCCCACGGGGCGGCGCTGATACTCCGCTGGGCCGAGTCGTACAGGATCGGCTGGGGCCACGTGCCTCTGAGCAACCTCTACGAGTCCCTCATATTTTTCTCTTTTCTGCTGGCCGTGGTCTACCTCGTCTTTCGCCTTGCAACAAAGAGGAAATTCTTAGGCGTATTCATGATTCCCCTCCCCCTTCTGGCCCTGGGCTACGCCTCCCTCTCCCCGGATGTGGAGCGGGCCATAAGTCCCCTCGTTCCGGCCCTCCAGAGCAACTGGCTTACCATCCACGTCCTGACCTGCTTTATGGCCTACGCTGCCTTCGCCTTCTCGTTTGTCGCGGCCGTCCTGTACCTTGTCAAGAAAGAGGGGAAGGAGGGAGTCCTTCCGCCGCCGGAGGCCCTCGACGACCTCGTCTATCGGGGGATAATGGCGGGGATGCCCCTTCTGACGCTCGGAATAATCACAGGCTCCGCATGGGCCCACTACGCCTGGGGCTCGTACTGGTCGTGGGACCCGAAGGAGACGTGGTCATTGATAACGTGGATAGTCTACGCCATCTTCCTCCACCTGAGGCTCATGGGGAGGTGGCGAGGGACAAGGAGCGCCGTCCTCTCGATAGTCGGATTTTTCACGGTGATATTCACCTTTCTGGGAGTGAACTATATCCTTTCGGGCCTCCACTCATACCTTTAGAGGGAAATCTATTTGAAAAAATCGTCTTGTAACAATCGGCGTATCCCGTTCAGAACGGTCTTTGTTCATATTGACCACCATACAAATCATCCCGATAATTCTAAGATTAGAGTTGACATACCAAGGCTCAAAATGGTATTTAAGAGCGGGGGCCGGCAGCTTTTCACATCAATACACTTAGCGAACAATTTTTAAAAACCATATAGAACTCTCGATAAGGGGAATGCCGTATGTCCAAAAACGTTAAAGAATTGTTAAAGAAGCCGCCCCTGGCCATCGCCCACAGGGGGGATCCCCTCGTAAAGCCCCAGAACACTAAGGGGGCCTTTCTCTCCGCCATGGAATATGACATCGACTTCATAGAGACCGACATCAACATGACCAAGGACGGGGCGCTTGTCGTCGTCCACGACCAGAAGGTGGACAACGTCAGCAACGGAAAGGGGTGGGTGGTAAACTTCACCCTCGATGAGTTGAAAAAGCTCGACTTCGGCTCGTGGATGGGGCCCGGGATGGGCCCGGAGACGATATTGACCATAGCGGAGTTTATCGAGCTCACAAAAGACGGCGTCGATTGTCTCAATATCGAGATAAAGAGCGGACCCGTTAAATACGACGGGATCTGCGAAAAGCTGGTCTCCACCCTCGAAAGCTACGACATGATAGACCGGGTCATAATCTCCTCCTTCGATCACCTGCTTCTAAAAAACCTCAAGGAGATGAAACCCGAGATATTAACCGCGATCCTCTACAACGCGGGGCTGATCGACCACATCACTCCGGCAAAGAGCGCGTTGGCCGACGGCGTTCACCCGGAGCACGCCCAGATGACGGCGGACACCGTCAAGGCCATCAAGGATGCGGGGTTTTTCATCAACGTCTGGACGGTGGACGACGAGGAAGACATGAAGAGGATGATCGATCTCGAAGTTTCGGGGATTATATCGAACTTCCCGGCAAAGCTGTGTAAAGTTATCAAGGACGGGAGGTAACATCTTAAGCAAGCGATCCGCCCTCGGTCGGTCCGAATCTTTACGTTGACTTCGACGTTAAATTTAAGGGGGGGAATCCCGAATTTTTTTTCGGGTGGCTCAATGGGCCTTCGCCGCCAAAGGTTCGACACACGGCAAACTTCAACCAATATGTCCTGATTCCAGTTTTGATTTGAAACGGAGTCGGGGTGACGTTTTTAGGTTTTTGTATAAAATAGATGCATTGTATATCGGAAGACTCGAATACCACCCTCTCCCTCCCTTCCCCCCTCCCCTCGTCTCCCTTTCCCCCTGAAGATATGTACCTGTGTCTCTATTGCTTTATAAACCGCCCGTTCACAAATGGATCCGCCGGCCAGACCATCTCAAGCAGATAATTACAGACTATCCCGGCTCCCCGCCTACAGGTACCTCCTCACATCTCTCTTGTATTCGAGGTATTCTTTGCCGTATTGTTTTTCCAAAAACCTCTCCTCCTGGATGACCTGCAAGTGATTGCCCAATACAACGACAAAGGCCGAAACGGCGAAGAAGATCGTGGGATATATCAGAAACGTGCCTAAAAAAAACAGGT comes from Candidatus Zymogenus saltonus and encodes:
- the purH gene encoding bifunctional phosphoribosylaminoimidazolecarboxamide formyltransferase/IMP cyclohydrolase, which translates into the protein MAKIKTALISVSDKSGLLGFARKLASMGVKFISTGGTGKLLSEGGLDVTDISKYTGFPEMMDGRLKTLHPKVHGGLLAIRDNDEHMEKVREHDMTLIDMVVVNLYQFEKTVANPDVKIADAIENIDIGGPTMIRAAAKNYKYVTVIEDPADYDGIIAEMEKNDGAVSEATNFDLAKKVFVRTAAYDGAISNYLTSLNENNERVRFPESLTLQFRKVQPLRYGENPHQQATFYRDNETYPATIPSAEVLQGKELSYNNIMDTDAAMDVVREFDDTAAVIIKHANPCGVAVGGQKLVETYRKARETDPISAFGGIVAFNREVDQETAEVLVETFLEVIVAPGFSKEARDILASKQNMRLIVAPAGKVGDEASFNLRRVHGGILVQDWDTIDMGVRGAKVATKRAPTEDEWAALELAWRVTKHVKSNAIVFARIDNKVGQLVGVGAGQMSRVDSVKIARMKAQLPTEGCVMGSDAFFPQPDGIEAAAEAGITAVVQPGGSIKDDEAVKAADKNNIAMVFTGKRHFRH
- the purD gene encoding phosphoribosylamine--glycine ligase; this encodes MKVLIVGGGGREHALAWKLAQENAITKIFTAPGNGGTSKLGENVPLSTDDIEGLSEFAYDQWIDLTIVGPEAPLTKGIVDLFNEKGLKIFGPDKAAAQIEGSKSFSKNLMKKYNIPTADFKEFTDPDEAKEFINRIGAPVVVKADGLAAGKGVIISRVIKEANDAIDRIMIKKEFGDAGDRVVIEEFLTGEEASFLAFTDGETVIPMASSQDHKPIYNNDEGPNTGGMGAYSPAPVVTDEIFDKIMNEVMIPTVNGMKAEGAPYTGVLYAGLMIKEGEPKVLEFNARFGDPEAQPLLQRLKSDLSPVLLATINGNLKGMTLEWDDRPSVCVVMASGGYPEKYKIGKEIFGIDMANEMKDVVVFHAGTSYIGKHLNTSGGRVLGVTAMGADLKDAIDRVYEAVHKIDFYEAHYRTDIGAKGLKYV
- the purE gene encoding 5-(carboxyamino)imidazole ribonucleotide mutase; the protein is MSNSVLIVMGSKSDRDVMEEAVKILDSLGIPNKMRIASAHRTPEVVGEIAKGARKDGVAVIIAGAGYAAHLAGVVASMTTIPVIGVPIASSSLAGIDALLSTVQMPPGVPVATVGIGAAGAKNAALLAAEILAVSDDKIAKKLEEYRNEMREKVIKADKELG
- a CDS encoding tetratricopeptide repeat protein, producing the protein MKNIRLIVTLLISALLLAPLPAVAQSAEDWVEKGLEYGKGGQIEKAIDAFNKAIEIDPNYAWAYNARGFALSDLKRHEEAVADYTRAITISPNFANAYYNRGNAYSDLKRFDEAIADYTVAVKIAPRYAKAYYARGSAYGSLGRYKEAADDFTGALNIYPDLIPAYYARGMAFKAMGNIERARTDFKKACAGGIDNACEELKK
- a CDS encoding cytochrome c3 family protein — its product is MRSILLISAIVLTASLLGIVVSRAQKAVDEGPEVITLKDYAVTEEAVTFTHKNHGKTGEVGADCLTCHHTSNRLVTPGKCSECHKVKEEEDVLNHHQAFHMLCIGCHKKEIVAGNEKLNLTCDSCHVPK
- a CDS encoding cytochrome c biogenesis protein ResB; amino-acid sequence: MSQNNGKNEKTIKRPSEKSVVVEVIEYLSSIRFTVVILTTIAIVAGIGTLVGQNLPETAYIDLYGDRLYSILKLFSITDIYHSVYFNALLALFITNLTLCTLKFAPARIRDALSRDIRRRSYSHSEKIESGVPSEECVLRVKKALGRHALRPFHRVVKKRAGKKIELFSEPHPILSLGALVVHISIIVIILGGLVSSLFGFSGEMIISEGSSSNELFVRSGHIYKLDFDVALEKFTIESYSDGTPKEYRSDIRFKRGGSEVDAALTVNHPAKFDGIRFYQSDFGNSLEEAVISIYDKDGKRLFEGKAPYMVPVPIEDLGIAVILAEFFDNYENRGPAAHIIVVKGEKMTALWANTDPPELAGPAGRGKDGLLFVLKSYKLIPYSGISASYEPGLPLVWTGFILLSIGFTFPLLSMSGRFKVVIDERTGKGEKALSIEVCGSPGRIKGDFPGRFDKLVKTIEENLC
- the ccsB gene encoding c-type cytochrome biogenesis protein CcsB, with protein sequence MLSSHILSVVTFVYGLAFLLFILHLLFKRNFLNTAGDIAVSVGCSAHGAALILRWAESYRIGWGHVPLSNLYESLIFFSFLLAVVYLVFRLATKRKFLGVFMIPLPLLALGYASLSPDVERAISPLVPALQSNWLTIHVLTCFMAYAAFAFSFVAAVLYLVKKEGKEGVLPPPEALDDLVYRGIMAGMPLLTLGIITGSAWAHYAWGSYWSWDPKETWSLITWIVYAIFLHLRLMGRWRGTRSAVLSIVGFFTVIFTFLGVNYILSGLHSYL
- a CDS encoding glycerophosphodiester phosphodiesterase, producing the protein MSKNVKELLKKPPLAIAHRGDPLVKPQNTKGAFLSAMEYDIDFIETDINMTKDGALVVVHDQKVDNVSNGKGWVVNFTLDELKKLDFGSWMGPGMGPETILTIAEFIELTKDGVDCLNIEIKSGPVKYDGICEKLVSTLESYDMIDRVIISSFDHLLLKNLKEMKPEILTAILYNAGLIDHITPAKSALADGVHPEHAQMTADTVKAIKDAGFFINVWTVDDEEDMKRMIDLEVSGIISNFPAKLCKVIKDGR